A genomic stretch from Cyprinus carpio isolate SPL01 chromosome A12, ASM1834038v1, whole genome shotgun sequence includes:
- the LOC109084607 gene encoding uncharacterized protein LOC109084607, whose translation MDFRQPILPPRRSTLIHQGPPKRIRLHTDRKVLNENGKVRKWTYGKKDTSKQNKIVLLVGETGAGKTTLINTMVNYLIKVDFEEEIWYEITEEEAGDQSESQTSEITMYEVCPVQSALTLTIIDTPGYGDTRGLEKDLDVAANLATLFQSSAGVREVDAVCFVIEASKNRLSDRQHYIISSILSLFGKDIMNNIVFLITHSDGMTPKNVLGAINKVKIPCRRDKSGQPVYFLFNNRQADTRPTQERHIRAQSDAWESSMDSMKHFLQSVNEMNRRSLEMTSDVLIERIQLEAAICNLQLRIQEKEQKKAEKLQIQEAIKQNKEKIENCKNFAIKVKNTIKEKVPTESASWKNRKATTCTFCEENCHEFDCWWVSDPSNCEVMKKGYCTVCTGKCHHSKHVKENKKYIIKSSFMMMEFDDINKEYEQAKEKSKRILIIMDSLDKDLQEIETQKSILLFNAYKTIKHLSQIALKPDSAFTLQHLDFFIPRLKEAGKETWVRELEEMRRTAEAEEANKDALSYLKAGLTKLFLGGQS comes from the coding sequence ACAGCCAATTCTTCCACCACGCAGATCAACTCTGATTCATCAAGGACCTCCAAAACGAATCCGTCTACATACAGATAGAAAAGTACTTAATGAAAATGGGAAAGTCAGAAAATGGACATATGGGAAAAAGGACACCAGTAAGCAAAACAAAATTGTTCTGCTGGTGGGAGAGACTGGAGCTGGCAAGACGACTCTCATCAACACCATGGTCAACTACTTAATAAAGGTGGATTTTGAGGAAGAAATATGGTATGAAATCACAGAAGAAGAAGCTGGAGATCAATCAGAATCGCAAACCTCTGAAATCACCATGTATGAGGTCTGTCCTGTACAGAGTGCCCTAACTCTTACCATCATTGATACGCCAGGCTACGGAGACACTAGAGGACTGGAAAAAGATCTGGATGTTGCTGCGAATTTAGCCACTCTGTTTCAGAGCAGTGCTGGAGTTCGTGAAGTTGATGCCGTGTGTTTTGTGATTGAAGCATCTAAGAATCGTCTCTCAGACAGGCAGCATTACATAATCAGTTCAATTCTGTCTTTGTTTGGAAAAGACATTATGAAcaacattgtgtttttaatcaCACACTCTGATGGTATGACACCCAAAAATGTCCTCGGTGCTATCAATAAAGTTAAAATCCCCTGCAGACGAGACAAAAGCGGCCAAcctgtttatttcttattcaacAATCGGCAGGCTGACACCCGTCCTACTCAAGAGCGGCACATTCGTGCTCAAAGCGATGCCTGGGAATCCAGCATGGACAGCATGAAGCATTTCCTTCAGTCTGTGAATGAAATGAATAGAAGAAGTTTAGAAATGACTTCAGATGTCCTCATAGAGCGCATTCAATTAGAAGCGGCCATCTGCAACTTACAGCTGCGAATTCAGGAGAAGGAGCAGAAAAAGGCAGAAAAACTTCAGATTCAGGaggcaataaaacaaaacaaagaaaagattGAAAACTGTAAAAACTTTGCCATTAAAGTCAAAAACACTATCAAAGAGAAGGTGCCCACTGAAAGTGCCTCATGGAAGAATAGGAAGGCGACGACCTGCACCTTCTGTGAGGAGAACTGCCATGAGTTTGACTGCTGGTGGGTTTCTGATCCCAGCAATTGTGAAGTCATGAAGAAAGGTTACTGCACTGTGTGCACTGGGAAGTGTCATCACAGCAAACatgtaaaagaaaacaagaaatacatAATCAAATCCTCATTTATGATGATGGAATTTGATGACATTAATAAGGAATATGAACAAGCTAAAGAAAAATCCAAGAGGATTTTGATTATAATGGATTCGCTTGACAAAGATCTGCAAGAGATTGAAACCCAAAAGTCAATTCTTCTGTTCAATGCTTACAAGACCATCAAGCATCTGTCTCAGATTGCATTAAAGCCAGACTCTGCCTTCACTCTTCAGCATCTCGACTTCTTCATCCCCAGACTGAAGGAGGCTGGGAAAGAAACCTGGGTCCGAGAGCTGGAGGAAATGAGGAGAACAGCTGAAGCTGAGGAAGCAAATAAAGATGCTCTGAGTTACCTTAAAGCTGGTCTGACTAAACTATTCCTCGGTGGGCAAAGTTGA